Proteins encoded by one window of Nitrospiria bacterium:
- a CDS encoding methyltransferase domain-containing protein — MDIKELKKHWDDLSKTDPLWAILTEPDKKGNRWSPDEFFETGRKEIDALMNHVGSLGIRLPRNKALDFGCGVGRLTQPLAEYFNEVWGVDIAAPMIDRAREYNTHGVRCRYILNDTVDLKRFPNNEFDLIYTNITLQHIGPDYTKNYLSEFLRVLSPQGLLIFQLPSHPATTLKGLIIRMIPASILDTLRAGGLKALMLHSISINQPRLQMHGIRMDEVVRFLKEHGANVVDIQSNQNSGKGWVSYQYSAIKMRPDLLQSDSPR; from the coding sequence ATGGATATCAAGGAACTTAAGAAGCACTGGGATGACTTGAGTAAAACGGATCCGCTTTGGGCCATCCTGACCGAGCCCGATAAAAAAGGTAATCGGTGGTCGCCGGATGAATTTTTCGAGACGGGCCGAAAAGAGATCGATGCCCTCATGAATCATGTCGGATCGCTTGGCATCCGGCTTCCGCGGAACAAGGCTCTGGACTTCGGTTGCGGTGTCGGAAGGCTGACCCAGCCGCTGGCCGAATATTTCAACGAAGTTTGGGGAGTCGATATCGCCGCGCCGATGATCGACCGGGCCCGAGAATATAACACGCACGGCGTTCGTTGCCGTTATATCCTTAACGACACGGTCGATTTGAAGCGTTTCCCGAATAATGAATTTGATTTGATTTACACCAACATCACGTTGCAACACATCGGGCCCGATTATACGAAAAATTATCTAAGCGAGTTTTTGAGGGTGCTGTCGCCGCAAGGGTTGCTCATCTTTCAGCTGCCGAGTCATCCGGCGACGACGTTAAAAGGGCTGATCATCCGCATGATACCGGCCTCCATTTTGGATACGCTCCGAGCCGGAGGATTGAAAGCGCTGATGCTCCACTCGATAAGTATAAATCAACCCCGATTGCAGATGCACGGCATCAGAATGGATGAAGTCGTCCGTTTTCTTAAGGAGCATGGAGCCAACGTTGTAGATATTCAATCCAATCAAAACTCGGGAAAAGGATGGGTCAGCTATCAATACAGTGCAATAAAAATGCGACCGGACCTTTTACAAAGCGATTCACCCCGATGA
- a CDS encoding glycosyltransferase, whose translation MNILAFEPFAQREGHFACYTTRACQALASSGHRITLVTTEMDPRPYLSAAPQFRVMNTGPSRLLAFRKRGAVLEGLLRGASMIWDNIRVLFRLLGMVHKERYDAIQFFDYDPVTTYGMLWTALRLLQIRMPPLYFVVIAANYTAEDYTNSFYRLYGKLHHRMNRILLARYARAIMADGLWRPGELEAQLGLETGIPPLYPIPHGIMVAEKPYPKEEARRALGLRDDGIVLLYFGILRKDKGVELLIEAMGRVKGPCKLLLAGMPFDITEEAVRALIRSRGCEDKIVAHLDYIPQNRIAYYYSAADAVIYPYKSHYKGTVGTLNTALAFGKPVIGTELRSMTPYFEASTIGILVKPDHVESLREGIERFMSLSRSEMEAMTRNGRKMAEADSWASLAERFSEVYQRHLR comes from the coding sequence ATGAACATACTCGCCTTTGAGCCCTTTGCCCAACGGGAAGGCCATTTTGCCTGTTATACGACCCGGGCCTGCCAGGCCTTGGCCTCATCCGGTCATCGAATCACGCTGGTCACGACCGAGATGGATCCCCGGCCTTATCTTTCGGCCGCACCGCAATTTAGGGTCATGAACACGGGGCCGAGCCGGTTGTTGGCTTTCCGGAAACGGGGGGCTGTGCTGGAAGGGCTCCTTCGAGGAGCCTCAATGATCTGGGACAATATCAGAGTATTATTTCGCCTCCTCGGGATGGTTCACAAGGAGCGGTATGACGCGATCCAATTCTTCGATTATGATCCCGTCACGACATATGGTATGCTGTGGACGGCCCTGCGGCTCTTGCAAATCCGAATGCCGCCGCTCTATTTTGTGGTGATTGCGGCGAATTATACGGCGGAAGACTATACAAATTCTTTTTATCGCTTGTACGGCAAACTTCATCACCGCATGAACAGAATTCTTCTTGCACGTTACGCAAGAGCGATCATGGCGGACGGCCTCTGGCGGCCCGGTGAACTGGAGGCTCAGTTGGGTCTGGAGACCGGGATCCCCCCGCTCTACCCGATTCCTCACGGGATCATGGTGGCCGAAAAACCTTATCCAAAAGAGGAAGCGCGTCGTGCGCTGGGGCTGCGCGACGACGGGATTGTGTTGTTGTATTTCGGCATCCTGAGAAAAGATAAAGGCGTGGAGTTGCTGATCGAGGCGATGGGTCGGGTCAAGGGCCCATGCAAACTCCTTCTCGCTGGCATGCCTTTCGATATCACCGAAGAGGCCGTCCGGGCCCTGATCCGCTCCCGCGGTTGCGAAGACAAGATCGTTGCGCATCTCGACTATATTCCCCAGAACCGGATTGCCTATTACTATTCCGCTGCGGATGCGGTGATCTATCCGTACAAGTCGCATTACAAGGGGACGGTTGGGACCTTGAATACCGCTTTGGCCTTCGGAAAGCCGGTGATCGGCACGGAACTCCGTTCGATGACGCCTTACTTTGAAGCCTCCACGATTGGAATTTTGGTCAAGCCGGACCATGTCGAATCGCTTCGCGAGGGGATCGAGCGGTTCATGTCATTATCCCGGTCTGAGATGGAGGCCATGACGCGCAACGGTCGGAAGATGGCGGAAGCCGATTCCTGGGCGTCTTTGGCCGAGCGGTTCTCGGAGGTTTATCAACGGCACCTGAGATGA